In one Dermacentor albipictus isolate Rhodes 1998 colony chromosome 4, USDA_Dalb.pri_finalv2, whole genome shotgun sequence genomic region, the following are encoded:
- the LOC139059708 gene encoding uncharacterized protein, translated as MLSRKESSSSGCCLSSGAVPSLFFVRAATAWACVRLFSPFLPFCVWRVGRPRRRNQGTCGHRAAAENQLQRVKHAAEGGPEGLPATPHLAVIGSSMGDIKKIIVAVDAVEFISTRSLEKAMGLLLGAFLVFNVAYPPDCPLTMEFSQRYLGQIDPTKGRGKGRAGRIAPKLLSLLKAL; from the exons ATGCTTTCAAGGAAGGAGTCCTCCTCGTCCGGTTGTTGCCTGAGCAGTGGCGCCGTCCCCTCGCTTTTCTTTGTGCGCGCTGCTACTGCCTGGGCGTGCGTTCGGCTTTTTTCGCCATTTTTGCCTTTTTGTGTGTGGCGCGTTGGAAGGCCGCGAAGACGCAATCAAGGAACGTGTGGGCATCGAGCTGCAGCCGAAAATCAACTGCAGCGGGTTAAG CATGCAGCTGAAGGGGGGCCGGAAGGACTGCCAGCAACGCCGCACCTTGCTGTCATTG gaTCAAGCATGGGGGACATAAAGAAAATCATCGTTGcagttgatgctgtagaattcatctcTACAAGAAGTCTTGAGAAGGCCATGGGCCTCCTCCTAGGTGCCTTCCTTGTTTTCAACGTGGCGTACCCTCCCGACTGCCCCCTCACCATGGAGTTTTCGCAGAG GTACCTGGGGCAGATCGACCCAACGAAAGGGCGCGGCAAAGGCAGGGCCGGCAGAATCGCGCCAAAGTTACTCAGCCTGCTGAAAGCACTTTAA